A stretch of DNA from Hydrogenophaga sp. SL48:
CTTTTCTCATGGGCTCCTCGCAGATTGGGAAGCAATTCGCCGTGATGGTGTCCACGCCGGGGCGCGCGCTCGAGACCGCGGGCCGCGGCCCGCGGCCCGCGTTGCGCAGTCTATGCGCCGTAGGCTGCCAAGAAGACCCGTACGGCCTCGCGCAGTAGGGCTTTGTTTTCCCGTTCATCCGGCTTCTCCAGCATCAGCAGGCCGCGAAAGTGCGCCGCACCCAGAAACATCGACAGGAACAGGTCCGCTGCCTGAATCGGGTTCCGCACCTTCAGCGTGCCTGCCGAGTGGGCCCGGCGCAGGTAGGACGCCAGCTCTGCGTTAAAGCGCTCGGGGCCGTCCTTGTAGAACGCACGGCAGACCTCCGGCTGCGACCCTGCGACGCCATACACAGAGCGCATCGTGCCCAGGGCGTCGTCGCCGCGCGTCAAGTCGAGAAACCGGGCCCCAATCGCTAGAAGCACCTTCTCCGGCTGGTCGGGGTCCAGTGCCTCGACACCGGGGACGCCGGTCACCGTCGTCGCCGTCCTGTCGTGCACGACCGCCTGGAACAGCCCCTCCTTGGAGCCGAAGTTGCTGTACACGGTCATCTTGGACACACCGGCATCAGCGGCAATGGCATCCACGCTGGCACGCTCCAGGCCATGCGCGTTGAAGTGCTTTTGCGCGGCCTCCAGGATGCGCCGGACGCGCTCGGGATCGCGCGGCCGTCCGCGTTGGGGCTTTTTTGGGGGGGGGGACTGAGGGAGTGTGCATGGGTTTATTTAATGGACTTGACAGTTCATTATATGGATCGTACATTGTTGTACTTGTTAGTCCAGTAATCAACCAAAACGGAGCCCATCACCATGAATGACGTCATCATCATCGGCGGCAGCTTTGCCGGCCTCGCCGCTGCCCTGCAGCTCGGCCGTGCCGGTCGCAAGGTCACGGTTCTCGATACCGGCCTGCCGCGCAATCGCTTCGCCGGTCACTCGCATGGCGTGCTTGGCCACGATCACAAGCCACCACAGGACATTTTGGCCGCGGCGCGCCAGCAGCTGGCGCGCTATCCCGCGATTAGGTTGGTCGCCACCCGGGCAGACAACATCTCGGGTGCCATTGACGACTTCTCCGTCTTCACCAGCGATGGCGAAACCCTCAAGGCGCGTCGCCTGATCCTGAGCTATGGCGTCGTCGACCAGATGCCCAATGTTCCGGGCTTCGCAGATAGCTGGGGCACGTCCATCGTGCCATGCCCCTACTGCGATGGCTTTGAAGTCGCCGGGCAGCATTGGGGCGTCGTCTGGTCCGGGCCGCAGTCGCACCAGTCCGTCCGGCTGTTCCGCGATTGGACCGACAAGTTGACTGTCTTCGCCGATGGTCATGACATTGCGCCCGAACTCCAGGCCGATCTGGCGCTCCGCAAGATACCCGTTGTGGACGGCCGAATCGTCGAGATCGCGCATCACACCGGCCATATCGAAACCGTCAATCTCGATACCGGCCGCCATGTCGCGGTCGACATCCTGTTCGCCCAGCCGCGCAACAAGCCGTCCGCAAGCCTGCATGAATCGCTGGGCCTCGCCACGGTGGATACGCCCACCGGCATTGTCCTCAAGGTCGACGAGCGCCGCCAAACCAGCATTCCTGGCATTTACGCCGCTGGCGACCTGGCCACGCCCTTCCTGCCCTCGGTCACGCAGTCAACATGGCAGGGCGCGATGGCGGGCATCTTTGCCCAGCAATCGATGCTGGCTTGATAGCGCAGATCCCGTCCCCGATTGCATCGTCGTTTTGGCTGCGCCTCGGCTTCCCATTGCCTCCATCAAACGCCAGCAGGTTCAGAGCGAATCAAAGCAAGGATATGACTTGACAGCGAAAAATGCCAATCAGAACGCCGACTGGGATGATCAGAGCGGGCAGCTCTGGGTCGCAAACCAGACCCGGCTCGACGCCGTGGCGTCGGTGTTCGGCGAGGCCGCGATCGAAGCCGCCGCGCCAGCGACGGGTGAGCGCGTGCTGGACGTCGGCTGCGGCGCTGGCGCGTCGAGTCTGGCACTGGCCGCCCGCGTGGGCCCAGGGGGACAAGTGCTGGGCGTGGACATATCTGAACCATTGATCGGCCGAGCGCGCGAGCTTGCGCCACAGGAAACGTCGGTGCTGTTCGAGGTGGCCGACGCCAGCAGCGCTGATCTGCCCGAGGGCGTGTTCGACATCCTGTTCTCGCGCTTCGGAGTGATGTTCTTCGACGATCCAACGGGGGCGTTCGCACATATGCGACGCGCCCTCAAGCCAGGCGGGCGGGTCGCGTTCGTCTGCTGGCGCGGAGCGGACGAGAACGATTGGATGCGGCTGCCGATGAGTGCGCTCAAGGGCCTTGTCCGGCAGAGCGCGGCGCGCGAACCTGAAGCGCCCGGCCCATTTTCGTTTGGCGACCACGGACGGGTGTCGCACATCCTGGCGGCAGCCGGCTTTACCGATATCACCATCGAGCCCTTCGATGCTTCCGTACCGTTCGGCACAGGAAAGACGCGAGACGCTGCGATCGACGACGCAGTGAGGATGGCGCTCGAGGTCGGCCCGCTGTCGCGCGCACTCTCTGATCTGCCCGACGACATCCGCGCCCGCGCCTCGGCTGCGACACGTGCCGCGTTCGCTGACCTTCCCGGACAGCGGTCGGTGTTGATCAACGGCGCGGCGTGGATCGTCACGGCACGCAATCCGTTCAGGCGTGCCTCCTTACACAACTGATCTCCCTCACTCCCCATCTTTCAAACAAAGGAACTGCCATGTCAAACTCAAAAGTTGTCGTTGTCACAGGCGTGTCGTCAGGCATCGGGCGCGCCGCCGCCATCCGGCTCGCTGAAAAGGGCTGCCGGGTCTTCGGCACCGTGCGCAACCCGGCCAAGGCGCAAGCCATACCCGGTGTGACGCTTATTGAAATGGATGTTCGTGACGAAGCTTCCATTGATCGTGGCATCCAGAACATCATTGCGCAAGCCCAGCGCATCGACGTACTGGTCAACAGCGCGGGCGTGACCTTGCTGGGCGCGACGGAGGAAACGTCGATTGCCGAAGCCCAGACACTGTTCGACACCAACCTCTTCGGCGTCTTGCGCACGACGAAGGCCGTGCTGCCACACATGCGCAAGCAGCGATCCGGTCGCATCGTCAATGTCAGCTCGGTGGTGGGCTTTCTATGTTCGCCGTACATGGCGCTGTATTCGGCCTCCAAGTACGCGGTGGAAGGGCTGTCCGAGTCCCTGGACCATGAAGTGCGCCAATTCGGCATCCGCGTATCGCTGGTTGAGCCCTCTTTCACCAAAACCAACCTCGATCTCAACGCACCCCAGACTGCTGCTCGAATCCCCGACTACAGCAAAGAGCTTGCCATCGTCACCAAAGCCGTCCAGAACAATGTGCAGAAGGCGCCCTCGCCCGAAGGTGTCGTGACGACGATGGTCAACGCGGCATTGGGCCCCTGGCAGATGCGCCATACGCCCAAGGGCGAAGCGTCTCTCCTGGCCAAGCTGCGCCGTTTCATGCCGGCAGGACCGGTTGAGAAGGGCCTGCGCAAGACATTCGGACTGGCCTGAAATCACAAGTGTTCACCGCCGGGTGCTAGATCTCATCGTGTAGTGATATGAGCGCGCTTGAACTGAAGGTTCCTCCCCCCATTGTGGCGCTGGTCCTGGCGCTTCTCATGTGGCTGACGCCAGCCTACGCGGGCCTTGTGCAGATACCCCTGATGGCCCGTGTGCTCTGGGCCGTCCTGTTGGTGTGCATTGGACAAGGTATCGCCATCGCCGGAATGCTTGCATTTCGGCGCGCCAAGACCACTGTGAACCCGGTCAAGGCAAGCCAGGCGTCCTCGTTGGTCGTCCAAGGCGTTTACCGGTACACGCGCAACCCCATGTATGTCGGGCTCTTGCTGGCCCTGTTGGCATGGGCAGTGTTTCTGGCGAATCCGTTTTCTCTCTCATGGGTGGTCTTGTTCGTGCTCTACATCACCCGGTTCCAGATCATTCCGGAGGAACGGGTGTTGACTTCTCTTTTTGGCGCTGAGTACGAGGCCTACAAGGGGAGAGTACGCAGATGGGTATGAAGCCTCACGGGCTTCAGGCGCTTTGCCCTTGAGGAAGTTCTGCGACTGCAAGGCCCAGTTCGCATCCGTCACCGCGTACCTGTTCGCTGCTCGTTTCCAGCACCTTGCTTGACTGCCTGCATGCGGTGTCTCCTCTTCGCCATTGGCCTTATTTTATGTACTTGCAAGTCCATGAATTTTACGTACAATTAATGGACCACGGAGTACACCAAATGAAAACCTCTCCTCTGACACCTACTGCGGTGGCCGCTTTGTCGGTGTTGATCCTGACCGGATGTTCCACACCAGCGCCTCAGGCGCTCTCCCCGTCAGTGCCGCTAGCGGTTAGCTATTCGAACGAACAGCTTGCCGCTTCAGTCCCATCCGATCTCAACGATCGATGGTGGGACGGCTTCGGCGACGCCACGCTGACGCGGCTCGTGAACGAGGCCTTGTCCGCCAACCACGACGTGACCATCGCTTTGCAGCGCGTCGGGCAGGCGCGCGCAGGCGCCGAAGCGCAGGCTTCTCGGCTGTGGCCCACGCTGAGCCTGCAAGCTGCCGCATCGCGCAGCCAGAGCGGGGCTCCTGAACCGGTCAAGCAGGGCATGCCCGACACGCGTGCGCTGCGCGCGGGGCTGGACCTCGCCTGGGAGATTGACCTGGCCGGTGGCGTGCGGGCAGCGCGGGATGCGGCGCAGGCCGATGCGTCTGCCGCGGTTGCGGGCGTCCACGGGGCCCGCCTGCTGGTGGCCAGCGAGGTGGCTCGGCAGTACTTCGTGCTGCGCAGCGCCGAGGAGCGGCTGCGCATCGTGCAGGCCCTGGTAGCCGCCCAGCGCCAGACCGCGGTTCGGGTGGAGAGCCGCTGGCGTGAAGGCCAGGCGAGCGCCTTCGATCTGGACCGGGCGCGCGCCGAGGCGGATGCGCTGGACGCCCAGCTGCCTGCGCTGCGCATGCTGGTCGGCACCACGCACACGGCGCTGGCGGTGCTGCTGGGCCGCAACCCGTCGACCCCTGTGGTCGGCGCGGACAGCGCCTTTGCATGGCCGAAGGCGCGGGCCATCGCTACGGGCCAGCCCAGCGAACTGCTGAGGCGCCGGCCCGATCTCGCCGCCGCAGAGGCCCGCGTTGCCGCCGAAGCACTGCGCAGCGCCGAAGCCCGCGCGCAGTGGTGGCCCAAGCTGTTCCTGAGTGCACTGGTGGGTCGACAGGACCTGCGGCTGAACGCGCTGGACCTGGCGCCGGTGCACTTCTCCAACGTGGCGCTGGCCCTGGCGGCGCCGATCTTCAACGCCGGGCGCATCGATGCCGGCATCCAGGCGCAGTCGGCGCGGGCCGACGAGGCCTTGCTGGCCTGGCAGAAGTCGGTGCTGGTGGCGGTGCAGGAGGTCGAGAACAGCCTGCTCGTGCGCTCGCAGGAAGCCGAGCGCCACGCCGCGCTCGCGCTCACCGTCGAACACCGTCGCCGCTCGCTGCAGCGCGCTGAGTCGCTGCAGCGCGAAGGACAGATCGACCTGCTCGTGCTGCTGG
This window harbors:
- a CDS encoding oxidoreductase; its protein translation is MSNSKVVVVTGVSSGIGRAAAIRLAEKGCRVFGTVRNPAKAQAIPGVTLIEMDVRDEASIDRGIQNIIAQAQRIDVLVNSAGVTLLGATEETSIAEAQTLFDTNLFGVLRTTKAVLPHMRKQRSGRIVNVSSVVGFLCSPYMALYSASKYAVEGLSESLDHEVRQFGIRVSLVEPSFTKTNLDLNAPQTAARIPDYSKELAIVTKAVQNNVQKAPSPEGVVTTMVNAALGPWQMRHTPKGEASLLAKLRRFMPAGPVEKGLRKTFGLA
- a CDS encoding TetR/AcrR family transcriptional regulator; translated protein: MNPCTLPQSPPPKKPQRGRPRDPERVRRILEAAQKHFNAHGLERASVDAIAADAGVSKMTVYSNFGSKEGLFQAVVHDRTATTVTGVPGVEALDPDQPEKVLLAIGARFLDLTRGDDALGTMRSVYGVAGSQPEVCRAFYKDGPERFNAELASYLRRAHSAGTLKVRNPIQAADLFLSMFLGAAHFRGLLMLEKPDERENKALLREAVRVFLAAYGA
- a CDS encoding NAD(P)/FAD-dependent oxidoreductase; its protein translation is MNDVIIIGGSFAGLAAALQLGRAGRKVTVLDTGLPRNRFAGHSHGVLGHDHKPPQDILAAARQQLARYPAIRLVATRADNISGAIDDFSVFTSDGETLKARRLILSYGVVDQMPNVPGFADSWGTSIVPCPYCDGFEVAGQHWGVVWSGPQSHQSVRLFRDWTDKLTVFADGHDIAPELQADLALRKIPVVDGRIVEIAHHTGHIETVNLDTGRHVAVDILFAQPRNKPSASLHESLGLATVDTPTGIVLKVDERRQTSIPGIYAAGDLATPFLPSVTQSTWQGAMAGIFAQQSMLA
- a CDS encoding efflux transporter outer membrane subunit, which translates into the protein MKTSPLTPTAVAALSVLILTGCSTPAPQALSPSVPLAVSYSNEQLAASVPSDLNDRWWDGFGDATLTRLVNEALSANHDVTIALQRVGQARAGAEAQASRLWPTLSLQAAASRSQSGAPEPVKQGMPDTRALRAGLDLAWEIDLAGGVRAARDAAQADASAAVAGVHGARLLVASEVARQYFVLRSAEERLRIVQALVAAQRQTAVRVESRWREGQASAFDLDRARAEADALDAQLPALRMLVGTTHTALAVLLGRNPSTPVVGADSAFAWPKARAIATGQPSELLRRRPDLAAAEARVAAEALRSAEARAQWWPKLFLSALVGRQDLRLNALDLAPVHFSNVALALAAPIFNAGRIDAGIQAQSARADEALLAWQKSVLVAVQEVENSLLVRSQEAERHAALALTVEHRRRSLQRAESLQREGQIDLLVLLDVQRSVLASELALSDSRLQQALADVQLFKALGGGFSLAQADATRTPIAARTPQ
- a CDS encoding class I SAM-dependent methyltransferase, which encodes MTAKNANQNADWDDQSGQLWVANQTRLDAVASVFGEAAIEAAAPATGERVLDVGCGAGASSLALAARVGPGGQVLGVDISEPLIGRARELAPQETSVLFEVADASSADLPEGVFDILFSRFGVMFFDDPTGAFAHMRRALKPGGRVAFVCWRGADENDWMRLPMSALKGLVRQSAAREPEAPGPFSFGDHGRVSHILAAAGFTDITIEPFDASVPFGTGKTRDAAIDDAVRMALEVGPLSRALSDLPDDIRARASAATRAAFADLPGQRSVLINGAAWIVTARNPFRRASLHN
- a CDS encoding methyltransferase family protein, which produces MSALELKVPPPIVALVLALLMWLTPAYAGLVQIPLMARVLWAVLLVCIGQGIAIAGMLAFRRAKTTVNPVKASQASSLVVQGVYRYTRNPMYVGLLLALLAWAVFLANPFSLSWVVLFVLYITRFQIIPEERVLTSLFGAEYEAYKGRVRRWV